Proteins from a single region of Pseudarthrobacter sp. NIBRBAC000502772:
- a CDS encoding Fpg/Nei family DNA glycosylase, with protein sequence MPEGHSVRRLAQQFADVFTGEPLSVSSPQGRFVAGAALLDGQVLTDSRAHGKHLFLHFDHAVVLHVHLGLYGAWDFGGDATFRGASSIGAPRKIGEREVFEDPEITHDAGMVEYAGPPEPRGAVRVRLVSKHGWADLRGATTCAAITEAEARAVLARLGPDPLHNHPADRTRFVTGLLSRKTSIAALLMDQKVIAGVGNVYRAEVLFRQRLDPWLPGTGLSSGAAGLLWDDTAAVMADGVRDGRIITTPPVYWEPDNPEPGALLPTGGDAHFVYKREGQPCRVCAVPVAITEMVGRKLYWCPGCQQ encoded by the coding sequence GTGCCCGAAGGGCACTCCGTCCGCCGCCTGGCGCAACAGTTCGCGGACGTTTTTACCGGGGAGCCGCTGTCCGTCAGCAGCCCCCAGGGCCGGTTCGTTGCCGGCGCAGCCCTGCTGGACGGCCAGGTCCTGACGGATTCCCGCGCCCACGGCAAGCACCTCTTCCTGCACTTTGACCACGCCGTGGTGCTGCACGTCCACCTGGGGCTCTACGGGGCCTGGGACTTCGGCGGCGACGCGACCTTCCGCGGGGCCTCCAGCATCGGCGCCCCGCGGAAGATCGGGGAGCGCGAGGTTTTCGAGGACCCCGAAATTACCCACGACGCCGGGATGGTTGAGTACGCGGGACCTCCCGAGCCCCGCGGCGCCGTACGTGTCCGGCTGGTCAGCAAGCATGGCTGGGCGGACCTCCGCGGTGCCACCACCTGTGCGGCCATCACCGAGGCAGAAGCCCGGGCCGTCCTGGCCCGGCTGGGGCCGGATCCGCTGCACAACCATCCCGCGGACAGGACCCGGTTTGTGACGGGCCTTTTGTCCCGCAAGACGTCTATCGCCGCGCTGCTGATGGACCAGAAGGTGATTGCCGGCGTCGGGAATGTCTACCGGGCCGAAGTGCTGTTCCGGCAGCGGCTGGATCCGTGGCTGCCGGGTACCGGACTCTCCAGCGGCGCCGCCGGTCTGTTGTGGGACGACACAGCCGCAGTAATGGCCGACGGCGTCCGCGACGGGCGGATCATCACCACACCGCCGGTGTATTGGGAGCCGGATAACCCGGAACCAGGGGCGCTCCTGCCCACGGGCGGCGACGCCCACTTTGTGTACAAGCGCGAAGGGCAGCCCTGCCGGGTCTGCGCCGTGCCGGTGGCCATCACTGAAATGGTGGGCCGCAAGCTCTACTGGTGCCCCGGCTGCCAGCAGTAG
- a CDS encoding ribose-5-phosphate isomerase, whose protein sequence is MTSSPAFPRVHIATDHAGMELSAHLVSHLMAKGYDVVDHGPKEYDALDDYPSFCINAALAVVADQQAGVHALGIVLGGSGNGEQIAANKVKGVRAALAWNHSTATLAREHNDANVVAVGGRQHTVEEATELIEAFLTEPFSNDERHVRRIGKIAAYETTGEVIE, encoded by the coding sequence GTGACTTCTTCCCCTGCCTTCCCGCGGGTACACATCGCCACCGACCACGCAGGCATGGAACTCAGCGCCCACCTGGTAAGCCACCTCATGGCCAAGGGCTACGACGTGGTGGACCACGGACCCAAGGAATACGACGCCCTGGACGACTACCCGTCCTTCTGCATCAACGCAGCGCTCGCCGTCGTCGCTGACCAGCAGGCAGGAGTCCACGCCCTGGGCATCGTCCTGGGCGGCTCGGGCAACGGTGAGCAGATCGCCGCCAACAAGGTCAAGGGGGTCCGCGCAGCCCTCGCCTGGAACCACTCCACCGCAACTTTGGCACGCGAACACAACGACGCCAACGTGGTGGCCGTGGGCGGCCGCCAGCACACCGTCGAGGAAGCAACCGAACTGATCGAGGCGTTCCTGACTGAGCCCTTCAGCAACGACGAAAGGCACGTCCGCCGCATCGGCAAGATCGCGGCTTACGAAACCACCGGCGAGGTCATCGAGTAG
- the pepN gene encoding aminopeptidase N, translating to MNLTRTEARERAALINVDSYDVILDLTRGEKVFGTTTTVKFTAVPGSTTFIDAVTHAVHSITLNGHALDPAAVSDGIRIQLPDLAAANELTVVADAPYMNTGEGLHRFVDPVDHEVYLYTQFEVPDSRRMFAVFEQPDLKGTFRFTVTAPSHWDVISNSPTPGPVEATPGDDGGARSVWTFAPTPRLSSYVTALIAGPYQSVRSEVASSDGRVIPLGVFARKSLMQYLDADNIFELTRQGFEFFEAQFGFPYPFEKYDQLFVPEFNAGAMENAGAVTILEGYVFRSKVTGAQIERRAITVLHELAHMWFGDLVTMRWWNDLWLNESFAEYMSHLAAVENTSFTSAWTTFASVEKSWAYRQDQLPTTHPIFADINDLQDVEVNFDGITYAKGASVLRQLVAWVGPEQFMAGVREYFAKHAWQNTELSDLMVELEKASGRDLDQWGRLWLETAGVNTLKPELSVDGSGTLTSFTIVQSAVEEWPTIRPHRLAVGFYNLNSAGKLERVHREELDVDGERTEVPELAGLTQPDLILVNDDDLAYAKVRLDEKSLATATAHLKDFSESLPRTLVWNSAWDAARDGESPARRYVELILANVAAESDSSVILVQLRQLATTLNFYVAEEHREATTVTAVDTLWDLASAAPGGSDAQLQFVKSFALLAGSPGQLDTVAGLLDGTATLEGLAVDQDLRWELLASLVAGGRRGQAQIDAELERDNTASGQNAAALATAAIPTAEAKAAAWDSVVVTGELSNALQGSAVTGFMRVLDRSLLEPYAEKYFEAVPGIVANRTHALAQQIVVGLYPALLTMQATVDRTDAFLAGLPADSSALRRMMLENRDGVARALRARAADVLPGEA from the coding sequence ATGAACCTGACTCGCACCGAAGCCCGCGAGCGTGCCGCACTCATCAACGTTGATTCCTACGATGTCATCCTCGACCTGACCAGAGGCGAGAAGGTCTTCGGGACCACCACCACCGTGAAGTTCACGGCAGTGCCGGGTTCCACCACTTTCATCGACGCCGTAACGCATGCCGTGCACAGCATCACGCTCAATGGGCACGCCCTGGATCCTGCGGCAGTGTCCGACGGTATCCGGATCCAGTTGCCGGACCTGGCCGCGGCCAACGAGCTCACGGTGGTAGCCGACGCGCCGTACATGAACACCGGCGAAGGCCTGCACCGCTTTGTGGATCCGGTGGACCACGAGGTGTACCTGTACACGCAGTTTGAGGTTCCCGATTCGCGCCGGATGTTCGCGGTGTTTGAGCAGCCCGACCTCAAGGGCACCTTCAGATTCACGGTCACGGCGCCGTCGCACTGGGATGTCATCTCCAACTCCCCCACCCCCGGCCCGGTGGAAGCCACACCAGGGGACGACGGCGGCGCCCGCTCGGTCTGGACGTTCGCCCCCACACCACGGCTGTCCTCCTACGTCACCGCCCTGATCGCCGGCCCGTACCAGTCGGTCCGCAGCGAAGTGGCCAGTTCCGACGGCCGCGTGATCCCGCTGGGAGTTTTTGCCCGGAAGTCCCTGATGCAGTATCTCGACGCGGACAACATCTTCGAGCTGACCCGTCAGGGCTTCGAATTCTTCGAGGCGCAGTTCGGCTTCCCGTACCCGTTCGAGAAGTACGACCAGCTCTTTGTGCCCGAGTTCAACGCCGGCGCCATGGAGAATGCCGGCGCGGTGACCATCCTCGAAGGCTACGTATTCCGGAGCAAGGTGACCGGGGCGCAGATCGAGCGTCGGGCCATCACCGTGCTGCACGAACTCGCGCACATGTGGTTCGGCGACCTGGTGACGATGCGCTGGTGGAACGACCTCTGGCTCAACGAATCCTTCGCCGAATACATGTCCCACCTCGCAGCCGTGGAAAACACGTCCTTCACCAGCGCGTGGACAACTTTCGCCTCGGTGGAGAAGTCCTGGGCCTACCGCCAGGACCAGTTGCCCACTACTCACCCGATCTTCGCCGACATCAACGACCTCCAGGACGTGGAGGTCAACTTCGACGGCATCACCTACGCCAAGGGCGCCTCGGTCCTGCGCCAGCTGGTGGCCTGGGTGGGGCCGGAGCAGTTCATGGCCGGGGTCCGGGAGTATTTCGCGAAGCACGCCTGGCAGAACACCGAGCTGAGTGACCTCATGGTGGAGCTGGAGAAGGCCAGCGGCCGCGACCTGGACCAGTGGGGCCGCCTCTGGCTGGAGACTGCCGGCGTCAATACGCTCAAGCCGGAGCTCTCCGTGGACGGCTCCGGGACGCTGACATCCTTCACCATCGTGCAGTCCGCCGTCGAGGAGTGGCCCACCATCCGTCCGCACCGGCTCGCCGTCGGGTTCTACAACCTGAACAGCGCGGGCAAGCTGGAGCGCGTGCACCGCGAGGAGCTCGACGTAGACGGCGAGCGCACCGAGGTGCCGGAGCTGGCAGGCCTGACGCAGCCGGACCTGATCCTGGTCAACGACGACGACCTCGCCTACGCCAAGGTCCGGCTGGACGAGAAGTCCCTCGCCACGGCAACGGCGCACCTGAAGGACTTCAGCGAGAGCCTGCCGCGCACCCTGGTGTGGAACTCCGCCTGGGACGCTGCCCGCGACGGCGAGTCCCCGGCGCGCCGGTATGTGGAGCTGATCCTGGCCAACGTGGCCGCGGAATCGGATTCTTCGGTGATCCTGGTCCAGCTGCGCCAGCTGGCCACGACTCTCAACTTCTATGTGGCCGAGGAGCACCGCGAGGCCACTACTGTCACCGCCGTGGACACACTCTGGGACCTGGCCAGCGCAGCGCCCGGCGGGTCCGACGCGCAGCTGCAGTTTGTGAAGTCGTTTGCCCTGCTGGCCGGCAGCCCGGGCCAGCTGGACACCGTTGCCGGACTGCTGGACGGCACGGCCACCCTGGAGGGGCTGGCCGTGGACCAGGACCTCCGCTGGGAGCTGCTGGCGTCCCTGGTGGCCGGTGGCCGGCGGGGCCAGGCACAGATCGACGCCGAACTGGAGCGCGACAACACTGCCAGCGGACAGAACGCCGCGGCGCTGGCCACGGCCGCCATCCCCACCGCCGAAGCCAAGGCCGCCGCGTGGGACTCGGTGGTGGTCACGGGCGAACTCTCCAATGCGCTGCAGGGTTCAGCCGTGACAGGCTTTATGCGGGTGCTGGACCGCTCGCTGCTCGAGCCGTATGCGGAAAAGTACTTCGAGGCTGTTCCCGGGATCGTGGCAAACCGCACGCACGCACTCGCCCAGCAGATCGTCGTCGGGCTTTATCCGGCACTGCTGACCATGCAGGCAACCGTGGACCGGACGGATGCTTTCCTCGCCGGTCTTCCGGCCGACAGCAGCGCCCTGCGCCGCATGATGCTGGAAAACCGGGACGGCGTGGCCCGGGCGCTACGGGCACGCGCGGCCGACGTGCTGCCGGGCGAAGCCTAG
- a CDS encoding OsmC family protein has product MGLGEHHYSLTVQWTGNLGDGTSSYRGYSRDHDIRIPGLPVLPGSADPTFHGDRDRYNPEQLLLAALAQCHMLSFLHVAVKHGVVVTDYQDDATGVMRLNRDGSGQFESVTLNPRVTVADAAHVDLAEQLHREANAVCFIARSVNFPVHHSPVTVVA; this is encoded by the coding sequence ATGGGCCTGGGCGAGCACCACTATTCCCTGACCGTGCAGTGGACCGGCAACCTGGGCGACGGCACGTCGTCGTACCGGGGCTACTCACGGGACCACGACATCCGGATCCCAGGGCTGCCGGTCCTGCCCGGTTCCGCCGATCCGACGTTCCATGGGGACCGTGACCGGTACAACCCGGAGCAGCTGCTCCTGGCGGCGCTGGCGCAGTGCCACATGCTGTCGTTCCTGCATGTGGCGGTGAAGCACGGGGTGGTGGTGACCGACTATCAGGACGACGCCACCGGTGTGATGCGGCTGAACCGCGACGGCAGTGGACAGTTCGAGTCCGTCACGCTGAACCCGAGGGTGACGGTGGCGGACGCGGCCCATGTGGATCTGGCGGAACAGCTTCACCGCGAAGCCAACGCGGTCTGTTTCATCGCCCGGAGCGTCAACTTCCCCGTGCATCATTCGCCCGTGACCGTGGTGGCCTGA
- a CDS encoding NAD-dependent epimerase/dehydratase family protein, protein MRILILGGTAFLSSEIARQAVSAGHTVTCLARGSATEPPAGVRWVKADRSLGANSYAQVAGEWDAVIDVARDPVLAKGALAALAHRAAHWTFVSSCSVYADPSTPGAAEDADLLAPLPAGTDSTPENYGESKSAIEQATLEAVGDRAHLCRAGLIGGPGDGTDRYGYWPARFARDNAPAVVPAIAGHATQVIDVRDLAAWVLDAAQRGVTGPLNAVGEHVPFGEYIEAAKTVAGYQGEALDAPEEWLLEQGIDYWAGPDSLPLWLPPGHEGFCNRSNTAAKAAGMAIRRWQETLAATLEDERRRGLERPRKAGLTPATEARLAQELLAGEVLTGR, encoded by the coding sequence ATGCGCATCCTCATTCTGGGCGGAACCGCCTTTCTCTCGTCTGAAATCGCCCGGCAGGCCGTTTCCGCAGGTCACACAGTCACGTGCCTTGCCCGCGGATCCGCGACGGAACCGCCAGCCGGTGTCCGGTGGGTAAAAGCGGACCGTTCACTCGGCGCGAACAGCTACGCACAGGTGGCAGGGGAGTGGGATGCGGTCATTGATGTGGCCCGCGATCCTGTCCTGGCCAAGGGGGCGCTGGCCGCCCTGGCCCACCGGGCTGCCCACTGGACGTTTGTGTCCAGCTGCTCCGTCTACGCAGACCCTTCGACGCCGGGAGCGGCTGAGGACGCTGACCTGCTGGCACCGCTGCCAGCCGGCACGGACTCCACCCCGGAGAACTATGGGGAATCCAAGTCAGCGATTGAACAGGCAACCCTGGAAGCTGTGGGCGACAGGGCGCACCTCTGCCGCGCCGGCCTGATCGGCGGCCCCGGCGATGGAACGGACCGGTACGGCTACTGGCCTGCAAGGTTTGCCCGGGACAACGCCCCGGCCGTGGTCCCGGCCATCGCCGGCCACGCCACCCAGGTCATTGATGTGCGGGACCTCGCGGCCTGGGTCCTCGATGCCGCCCAGCGCGGGGTGACGGGGCCGCTGAACGCAGTGGGGGAGCACGTTCCCTTTGGCGAGTACATCGAGGCGGCCAAAACAGTGGCTGGGTACCAAGGCGAGGCCCTCGATGCCCCGGAGGAGTGGCTCCTGGAACAGGGGATCGACTACTGGGCCGGACCGGATTCCCTCCCGCTGTGGCTGCCGCCCGGCCACGAAGGGTTCTGCAACCGCAGCAACACCGCCGCCAAGGCCGCCGGGATGGCCATAAGACGCTGGCAGGAAACGCTGGCGGCCACCCTGGAGGACGAACGCCGCCGCGGCCTGGAACGCCCCCGCAAGGCAGGGCTCACGCCCGCCACCGAAGCCCGGCTGGCCCAAGAACTACTGGCTGGTGAAGTGCTGACCGGGCGGTGA
- a CDS encoding mechanosensitive ion channel family protein, protein MSLTPPPLTSQPNGVSITGIAISLGVGIAVWLVATFVISRITKRVAAGTNFFKKPHFKWVAPALRALDHERRVQRAETIGSLLNSIVGVLVAVITIMYVLQNLDINIAPLLTSVGILGIAIGFGAQQLIRDFLAGIFITIEDQYGIGDVIETSEVVGVVESMGLRITRVRSEDGAIWYLRNGEILRVGNRSQGNYVPVPDSPAAEPDTALSAPATEAKKTEQKAGE, encoded by the coding sequence ATGTCGCTTACACCCCCGCCCCTCACCTCGCAGCCCAACGGCGTCAGCATCACAGGCATCGCGATCAGCCTTGGCGTCGGAATCGCCGTTTGGTTGGTGGCGACGTTCGTGATTTCGCGGATCACCAAACGCGTGGCTGCGGGTACCAACTTCTTCAAGAAACCACATTTCAAGTGGGTCGCCCCGGCGCTGCGGGCACTGGACCATGAACGCCGCGTGCAGCGGGCGGAAACCATCGGTTCCCTGCTCAACAGCATCGTGGGCGTACTGGTGGCCGTGATCACCATCATGTATGTGCTGCAGAACCTGGACATCAACATCGCCCCGCTGCTGACCAGCGTGGGAATCCTGGGTATCGCCATCGGTTTTGGCGCCCAGCAGCTGATCCGCGACTTCCTCGCCGGCATCTTCATCACCATCGAGGACCAGTACGGGATCGGCGACGTCATCGAAACCAGCGAAGTAGTGGGTGTGGTGGAGTCCATGGGGCTGCGCATCACCCGGGTCCGCTCGGAGGACGGCGCCATCTGGTACCTCCGCAATGGCGAGATCCTTCGCGTCGGCAACCGTTCGCAGGGCAACTACGTTCCGGTGCCGGACTCCCCTGCGGCCGAGCCGGACACTGCCCTGAGTGCGCCCGCCACCGAGGCGAAAAAGACAGAGCAAAAGGCCGGAGAATAG
- a CDS encoding globin, giving the protein MTTPAEPQQPRQLMQNDPFSQPGYTENFYDAVGGHETFVKLIDVFYDGVATDPLLRPMYPEEDLEPAKRRFLMFLEQYWGGPTTYGEERGHPRLRMRHIPFRVTPEAKDRWLFHMRTAVDALELPPLYEGTLWDYMDRAALSMVNSPSEA; this is encoded by the coding sequence ATGACCACACCCGCCGAGCCGCAGCAGCCACGCCAGCTCATGCAGAACGATCCCTTCAGCCAGCCCGGCTACACGGAGAACTTCTACGATGCCGTGGGCGGACACGAGACGTTCGTCAAGCTGATCGATGTCTTTTACGACGGCGTCGCAACGGATCCGCTGTTGCGCCCGATGTACCCGGAGGAGGACCTCGAACCGGCCAAACGGCGGTTCCTGATGTTCCTGGAGCAGTACTGGGGCGGCCCCACCACGTACGGCGAGGAACGCGGCCACCCTCGCCTGCGGATGCGCCACATACCGTTCCGGGTCACGCCGGAAGCAAAGGACCGCTGGCTGTTCCACATGCGGACGGCCGTCGACGCCCTGGAACTGCCTCCCTTGTACGAGGGAACGCTGTGGGACTACATGGACCGTGCCGCGCTGTCCATGGTGAACAGCCCGTCGGAGGCCTGA
- a CDS encoding acyl-CoA thioesterase II, with the protein MTEAETGLLAPPSGDPTETLIQLLDLGELEGARTDEDIFLGPSQQQPRQRVFGGQVLAQSLVASMRTVDPERFVHSMHGYFLRPGDANKPITFGVQRLRDGRSFSARRVHAYQEGVPILSMIASFQDLDEGLNHESKMPAGIPDPESLPSTADLLGKFDHPIAQHWAYERPFDIRHVDPPLYVSAKGKKEARNAVWMKTFGPMPEDSNLHRAALAYASDYTLLESILRRHGLSWITPGMSVASLDHAMWWHRPARVDEWLLYVQESPSAQGARGLATGKIFNRAGQHVASVAQEGMVRVPTDLKNKVVGAFQSKVLEHQIRKAVRN; encoded by the coding sequence ATGACTGAAGCCGAAACCGGACTGCTGGCGCCACCCAGCGGCGACCCCACCGAAACGCTCATCCAGCTCCTTGACCTTGGTGAGCTTGAGGGCGCCCGGACGGATGAGGACATCTTCCTTGGCCCATCGCAGCAGCAGCCCCGGCAGCGTGTGTTCGGCGGCCAGGTGCTGGCCCAGTCGTTGGTCGCTTCCATGAGGACGGTGGACCCGGAACGGTTTGTCCATTCCATGCATGGCTATTTCCTCCGGCCCGGCGACGCCAACAAGCCCATCACGTTCGGTGTCCAGCGCCTGCGTGACGGCCGGTCCTTTTCGGCGCGGCGTGTCCATGCCTACCAGGAAGGGGTGCCCATCCTTTCGATGATCGCGTCTTTCCAGGACCTGGACGAAGGCCTCAACCACGAATCCAAGATGCCCGCCGGCATTCCCGATCCTGAGTCGCTGCCCAGCACGGCCGACCTGCTGGGCAAGTTCGACCACCCCATCGCCCAGCACTGGGCTTACGAGCGGCCCTTTGACATCAGGCACGTCGACCCGCCGCTCTACGTTTCGGCCAAAGGCAAGAAGGAGGCCCGGAACGCCGTCTGGATGAAGACGTTCGGGCCCATGCCCGAAGATTCAAACCTGCACCGGGCCGCCCTGGCCTATGCAAGCGACTACACGCTGCTGGAATCCATCCTGCGCCGCCACGGGCTGAGCTGGATCACGCCCGGCATGAGTGTCGCCAGCCTCGACCACGCCATGTGGTGGCACCGTCCCGCCCGGGTGGACGAATGGCTGCTCTACGTCCAGGAATCCCCCAGCGCCCAGGGAGCCCGCGGCCTCGCAACGGGCAAAATTTTCAACCGGGCCGGGCAGCACGTTGCCTCGGTGGCGCAGGAGGGCATGGTCCGGGTTCCCACCGACCTGAAAAACAAAGTAGTTGGCGCGTTCCAGTCCAAAGTCCTGGAGCACCAGATCCGCAAGGCCGTGCGGAACTGA